TAGTTGGTGATAAAAGATGAATAAAAGAAAAGTTGAGAATTATATGAGTAAAGCTATAGAGATTTTGAGACAAAAATTTAAAGACAAGCCAATACCTAGAGAATTCCGAGGTTATATATCTCAATTTGGAGCCAGTATAATACAAAGTGGATTAATGCCAGCAGTTGCATTTTTTCAAAATAGCAATTCTGAATCAAAAAAGGAACGTCCATTTATTATAAAGGCTATATTTAAAATTATAGATGAAGAAAAGTCAAATAAAGGAAGTTTATTAGAATATATTGACAAA
The Clostridiisalibacter paucivorans DSM 22131 genome window above contains:
- a CDS encoding type III-B CRISPR module-associated protein Cmr5 is translated as MNKRKVENYMSKAIEILRQKFKDKPIPREFRGYISQFGASIIQSGLMPAVAFFQNSNSESKKERPFIIKAIFKIIDEEKSNKGSLLEYIDKYEDKEYIKEDILNAAIALKLVLKSFDFEKSTN